A stretch of DNA from Micromonospora sp. WMMD1155:
CAGCGTCACGATCCCCGTCGCCTTCGCTGTCGAACTGCCCCGCGTCACGGCGTCCGCCCGGCCGGCCGGCCAGGCCGACCCGTCGCCCCCGTGGTGACTGCGCGCACCGTGGCCCCTTTCTCCGGCAAACCCGGCAGTCAGAATAGAACCGCCAAGCTACGCAAAAAGGGCATACGGGAAATTGAAGGCGTGGCTTCCGGGGGCGGACGGGCAGGGTGCCGGTCAGACGGGCAGGGGCGCGTGCTCCGCCTCGGGCAGCGACCGCGACGGCGGGACGACGAACTTGTAGCCGACCTGACGAACGGTGCCGATCATCGACTCGTACTCGGAGCCGAGCTTGGCGCGCAGTCGCCGAACGTGCACGTCGACGGTGCGGGTGCCGCCGAAGTAGTCGTAGCCCCAGACCTCGCGCAGGAGCTGGTCCCGGGTGAAGACCCGGCCGGGGTGCTGGGCCAGGAACTTCAGCAGCTCGAACTCCTTGTAGGTGAGGTCGAGCGGGCGACCCTTGAGCTTGGCCGCGTACGTGTCGGGGTCGATGGTCAGCTCGCCGGCCCGGATCGAGCCACCGGCGCCGGCCGTCGCGTTGCTCAGGCGGCCGACCGCCAACCGCAACCGCGCCTCCACCTCGGCGGGACCGGCCGAGGCGAGGATGACGTCGTCGACGCCCCAGTCGGCGTTCAGCGCGATCAGGCCGGCCTCGGTCACCACCGCGACCAGCGGCACGCCGAGCCCGGTGGCATGCAGCATCCGGCACGTCGCTCGGGCCTCGCTCAACTCCGACCGGGCGTCCACCAGAACCGCGTCCGGGCTGGGGCCCGCGACCAGGGTGCGTACGTCACGTGGCGCGGTGCGGACCGAGTGCGGCAGCAGGTCGAGTGCCGGCAGCACAGCCGACGGTTCGCCTGCGCGCGCGGTCACCAGCAACAGGATCTCCACGATCACCTCCGTCCCGGCGGCGCTCGGCCGCACGCGACCAGACACACCCACGGAGGAGTGCGCTGAGAAATTGCGTGGCCCCGGCGTCGCTGACGGGCGGGTAACGAGCTTGAGCGTAGCGGATCGCCTCGGCCGTGCCCTCAGGCCATTTCCTGTTTGTCTACCTTGCCCCTGATCGTGGAGCAGTTTTTAACGTTACCGAAACCCGGGACCACCGTCTCGGGCGGTCGGTCTGGCACGATCGGGTCGTGTTTCCCTCCACCTCGCCCGAGGCCGGCCGCGACTCGTGGCCCGCCGAGCCCCACCCGGGCCCGGCCGCCGCAGCGACCCGCGGCAACCCGCCCGCGCCGCGCACCGGTCCGGCCGCCACCGATGGCGACCGCCGTGAACGGGGCGGTCCCCGCCGGGCCCGCCGCTCCGGCGAGCCGGCCCGCCGATCCGAGGACGAGGTGGACGAGCCGGAGGAGGAGGTCGTACCCCCGGTCGAGGTGCACCGGCAGCTCTCGTTGACCATCGCCGGCTTCGCCGCGCTGCTCGGCGTCGGTCTGGTGCTCGGCGCGCAGACGTCCGGCCCCGGCCACCGGCTCCCGTTCGCCTTCATCATCTTCGGCGTCCAGTTGCTCTTCGTGCTCGCCTGGACGATGGCCATGCGCCCGCCCGCGCTGCTGGTCGTCGCCGGGATCAGCGCCGGGGCCGCGGCACTCGCCGACGTCGCCGCGGTGCAGACCGACATCGCCGGGCTCGCGCCGCTGGGCTACCTGGCCGTCGGCGGGTTCGTCGCCGCGGTGCTCGGCCAGCTGGTCCGCCGCGTCGACCGCGTCCGGGTCACCGACTCCCTCGGTGCGACGCTGCTCATCGTGGTCGGGGTCGTGGCCTTCGGCACCCTCATCGTGCTCAGCCGGATCCCGGCCGGCACCCAGGCGATCACCGTCTGCCTGTCGGCGAGCGGCGTCGCGCTGACCGTCGCCCGGCTCACCGACGCCGTGCTGCCGTGGCCCCGGCTGGCCCCGCAGGTGCCGCGCGGTGCCGCCGGCGTGGTGGCCGGCGCGATGGTCGGCACGCTGACCAGCGCGCTTCTGGGCAGCTACCTGGTGGCTCCCTTCACGCCGACGCGGGCCGCCGTGATCGGCCTGGTCGCGGCGGTCACCGCCGTGCTCGCCGACCTCGCCGTGGGGTACGCGGAGGCGGGCCGGCTGATGGCCGGGGAACCGCCCACCATGTGGGCGGCCCGGCACATGCAGGGTCCGCTCGGTGGTTTCGCCCTGGCGGCTCCCGCCGCGTACGCCATGTGCATGCTCCTGCTCTGAGTGACGGTTGAGCCCGGGGCCGGTCGGGTACCTACGGGTGCGCCGCGCTGCGGCACCGGTGTGGACGATCCGTCGCGGCGCGGCGGGCGAAGACGGGAGGCGGCGTGGCGGAGGACTATCCGGCGGGCGGGGCACGTCCCCGACGGCGCGGCCGCAAACTGCTCATCGGCCTGATCGTCCTGCTCCTGGTGGTGGCCGGGTTGCTGGTGGTCGCCGACCGGGTGGCGGTCGGGGTGGCCGAGCGGACCATCGCCGACCGGGTCGGTCAGGAGATCGCCAAGCAGGGCGCCCAGGCCGCCACGCCCGACGTCGAGGTGGCCGGCACACCGTTCCTCACCCAGGTGCTCGACGGCCGCTACCAGCGGATAACCATCAACCTGCGGGACGTGCGGACGTCGGTCGAAGGTGACGCCGTGCAGTTGCCGGTGCTGGACGTGACCGCCCGCAACGTGCGGGCCTCGCTGGACACCCTGCGCACCGGTCAGGGGGACATCATCGCGGACACCGTCAACGGCGCCGGCACCATCAGCTACGACAGCCTCGCCGCCCTGCTGAACCGCCCCGGGCTCAAGCTCGGCGAGCAGAACGGCAAGCTCGCCGTCACCGCACCCGTCGACATCCTCGGTCAGAAGCTGACCGTCGCCGGCACCGCCGACGTCACGGTCGCCGACAACGGCGCGGTCGCCCTGCGCTTCAACGACCTGGACGCGGCCGGTCTGCCGAACCTGCCGTTGGCCCGCGCCCTGGTGAACAACTACGCCAAGGGCATCTCCATCGACGTACCCCTGCCTGACCTGCCGTTCCAGTTGACCGTGCGGGAGGTTCGACCGCTGCCGGAAGGGCTGGCGGTCACCGTCGACGCGAAGGACGTACCCATCAATTCCGTCGGCTGACTTCCCGGTCAGCGCCGTCCTCCACCATTCGGTCGATCCCGGATGGTGGTCGGCTGAGTGGCAGCACGGTCACTGACTGGTAGGCTCGCTGACCATGGGGACCCACCTCACCAAACGGCGCGCGGTCGACCTGTGCCGCGTGGCCACCTGCCTGTGTCGCCCCGTCATCTGACGGCGGGGCTGTCTCCGGCCGCCTGACGGCGGCCACCGGCACGGGGTTCTCCAACCCTCCGGTCATCCCACCGAACGCCCGGCAGCGGCGCCGTCGCACGAACCCGTGATCCCGTCCTTCCGCTGGGTCCCGCGCGTGGTGCGACAGAAACCATCGAAACTCGCGCGTTGGCTCACCATCCATCCTCACCAGGGAGTGATTCGATGAGTCGCGACACCGCACTCGTTTCGGCCGAGTGGGCCGAGAAGAACCTCGACGCCCCGGGCGTCGTCTTCGTCGAGGTCGACGAGGACACTTCGGCCTACGAGACCGGCCACATCGCCGGCGCCATCAAGATTGACTGGAAGACCGACCTGCAGGACCAGGTCCGCCGGGACTTCGTCAACAAGTCCCAGTTCGAGGCGCTGCTCTCCGAGCGGGGCATCAGCAACGACGACACCGTCATCCTCTACGGCGGCAACAACAACTGGTTCGCCGCGTACGCGTACTGGTACTTCAAGCTCTACGGCCACGGCGACGTGAAGCTGCTCGACGGCGGTCGCAAGAAGTGGGAGTTGGACGCCCGTCCGCTGGTCACCGACTCGGTGACCCGCCCGGCGACGCAGTACGTCGCGCAGGAGCCGGACACCTCCATCCGGGCGTTCCGCGACGAGGTCGTCGCCGCGATCGGCACCAAGAACCTGGTCGACGTGCGCAGCCCCGACGAGTTCGCCGGTCGGTTGCTCGCCCCCGCCCACCTGCCGCAGGAGCAGGCGCAGCGGGCCGGCCACATCCCCACCGCGATCAGCGTTCCGTGGTCCAAGGCGGCCAACGAGGACGGCACGTTCCGGTCCGACGACGAGCTGCGCAAGATCTACGGCGACGCGGGGCTGGACGACAGCAAGGAGACCATCGCCTACTGCCGCATCGGTGAGCGCTCCTCGCACACCTGGTTCGTGCTCCAGGAGCTGCTGGGTCACCGCAACGTCAAGAACTACGACGGCTCCTGGACCGAGTACGGCTCGCTGGTCGGTGTGCCGGTCGCGCTCGGCGACGAACCCGGGGAGGCGTGATCATGACGCTTCCCATCGCGGCCGGTTGCGCCGCACCTGACCAGGCCGCGCCGCTGCCGGCCAGCCTGGACCTGGAGAAGGAGACCGTCATCACCGGGATCGTCCGCGCCGCTGACGACGAGCCGGTGCCGGGGGCGTACGTCCGGCTGCTCGACTCGACCGGTGAGTTCACCGCCGAGGTGGTGACCTCGACCGCCGGTCAGTTCCGGTTCTTCGCCGCGCCGGGCTCGTGGACGCTGCGGGCGCTGTCCCGGCACGGCAACGGCGACACCGCCGTCACCGCCGGCCGGGGCATCAACGAGGTCGCCGTCACCGTCGCCTGACCCACGCTCTGATCGACCGGGGCCGGTCACCCGCCAGGGGTGGCCGGCCCCCGCCGTTTGCGTCAGTACGCCTGCATCCTGCTGTGGTTGTCGGCAGGAGCTGATTCGGGTGGGACCACCTTGTAGTTCAACTCCTCGAGTGCTCGAGCGGCGATTCCCGGGGCGTCGCGTACCGCAGCCAGTAATTGAAGCTTGCGCCACTGCTCTCGGCCCTCACCGACAGCGCTCCGCCACCCCTCGACCGCGTCGACGCAGAATTCCTCGACCACGGCTTGCAGCACGTCCTCGACGCAGGGCCGGAAGCGGTGTCCGCCGAGGGGGAAGTGGAACTTAGCCAACGATGCTTGTTGTCGATGTACAGCGGAAGGTGCCGAAATCGTCCCCCTCGACGATGCCTACCATGACGCGGCCGCCGTTCCTGCCGGGCATCAGCAGCGCGGACAGATTCTTCTCTGTCCTCACCACTCGGTGCAGCCGGCTGGTGATGTCGTCGGCGAAGGCGCTGGCTTTGGCGATCAGTTCCGGAGAGACGGTCGTCCCGTCAGTTGTCATCGCCGAGCAGGTAGTCGATGGAACGGACCATCTCGTAGGCGCTGCGTTCGTCGGGACGAAGCTCGAAGTTGCGTCCCAACTCGTAGAGTGTCTCTTTGTTCATGTGGACGCGCGCCAGGAGCCGAGCGCGCCACTCCCGCAGCTGCTCCGGAGTCTTGACGATGGCGGTGCCCATTGCTGGTCCTCTCGCCGTCGACGACGTCGCTGTTGGCGTCACTCTAGTGCCTCCCTCCGACGACGCGGACCACGTTCTGGATCCCCGCGTCACTAGTCCACTACCCATCGTTAATCGACGGGACCGGCTCTTCGGGTATGGCGATGTCGGTTCTGCGACAGTCGTCAGGCTGGGGAGCCCGACCAGTCACACCAGTCACACCGACCGATAACTGTATGAGTTCGCATGATAGCCGGGAGTTGGTGCGGCTTCACCGCATCAATCGGCATGCGTCACTATCTACTGGTGGATGTCGAGGTTGGTGCGAGTGGCGGCGGCACGTCCGGTGAGAACGTTCCGAT
This window harbors:
- a CDS encoding response regulator transcription factor, translating into MIVEILLLVTARAGEPSAVLPALDLLPHSVRTAPRDVRTLVAGPSPDAVLVDARSELSEARATCRMLHATGLGVPLVAVVTEAGLIALNADWGVDDVILASAGPAEVEARLRLAVGRLSNATAGAGGSIRAGELTIDPDTYAAKLKGRPLDLTYKEFELLKFLAQHPGRVFTRDQLLREVWGYDYFGGTRTVDVHVRRLRAKLGSEYESMIGTVRQVGYKFVVPPSRSLPEAEHAPLPV
- a CDS encoding DUF2993 domain-containing protein, which encodes MAEDYPAGGARPRRRGRKLLIGLIVLLLVVAGLLVVADRVAVGVAERTIADRVGQEIAKQGAQAATPDVEVAGTPFLTQVLDGRYQRITINLRDVRTSVEGDAVQLPVLDVTARNVRASLDTLRTGQGDIIADTVNGAGTISYDSLAALLNRPGLKLGEQNGKLAVTAPVDILGQKLTVAGTADVTVADNGAVALRFNDLDAAGLPNLPLARALVNNYAKGISIDVPLPDLPFQLTVREVRPLPEGLAVTVDAKDVPINSVG
- a CDS encoding Ms5788A family Cys-rich leader peptide, encoding MGTHLTKRRAVDLCRVATCLCRPVI
- a CDS encoding sulfurtransferase is translated as MSRDTALVSAEWAEKNLDAPGVVFVEVDEDTSAYETGHIAGAIKIDWKTDLQDQVRRDFVNKSQFEALLSERGISNDDTVILYGGNNNWFAAYAYWYFKLYGHGDVKLLDGGRKKWELDARPLVTDSVTRPATQYVAQEPDTSIRAFRDEVVAAIGTKNLVDVRSPDEFAGRLLAPAHLPQEQAQRAGHIPTAISVPWSKAANEDGTFRSDDELRKIYGDAGLDDSKETIAYCRIGERSSHTWFVLQELLGHRNVKNYDGSWTEYGSLVGVPVALGDEPGEA
- a CDS encoding DUF1416 domain-containing protein, whose amino-acid sequence is MTLPIAAGCAAPDQAAPLPASLDLEKETVITGIVRAADDEPVPGAYVRLLDSTGEFTAEVVTSTAGQFRFFAAPGSWTLRALSRHGNGDTAVTAGRGINEVAVTVA